In Desulfonatronum thioautotrophicum, a genomic segment contains:
- the flgM gene encoding flagellar biosynthesis anti-sigma factor FlgM, producing the protein MEIKKLVDTYRPAVNRDVGNKPTRGGSASEASTQQSDRVTLSAGAQTLRTALVAAQADSGVRTERVEQLRQQVETNTYQMNSRRTAEKIVEHENSLWERQA; encoded by the coding sequence ATGGAAATCAAAAAACTGGTTGATACCTACCGACCCGCGGTAAATCGGGATGTTGGCAACAAGCCGACTCGAGGTGGGTCCGCTTCAGAAGCGTCTACTCAACAGAGCGATCGGGTCACGCTTTCCGCGGGGGCCCAGACCTTGCGTACGGCTCTTGTGGCCGCGCAGGCCGATTCCGGGGTGCGTACGGAGCGGGTCGAGCAACTCAGGCAGCAGGTCGAAACCAACACGTACCAAATGAACAGCCGTAGAACGGCTGAAAAAATCGTGGAGCACGAAAACAGCTTATGGGAGCGGCAGGCGTGA